The following are from one region of the Halobacteriovorax vibrionivorans genome:
- a CDS encoding tail fiber domain-containing protein, producing the protein MTFFLALCLSLVFSSNTLATKIGYSGRLVQADGTPISGTPNLQFDLYYSNDLATSLATQTLNSVPLSNGIYTVELDFPSLATLIANTPVSETLVIQVRDTTNTITFDYQNILATPLASYAVTAESIADAAVTPQSLDFVASCADNQILIKNGSQFDCINQTAALSIDSTLVNNAGTIGQATVGTAGTYTSVTVDTYGRVTSGSNPAPSVGSSEITDDSIVDADINSAANISWSKINAPTIDKTYVGLPNVLNVAQIPASDLDNSGTLDSATQVPSELAVKSYVDTTAQTIADAKVIDDMTGTQTTIAPSVNSVKNYVTAQTGAITSSQWITTGSDIYYNSGRVGIGVIAPSTAFHVSDSNWIIAYFEGDHATESSIHINNVNSVANNGWELGHRVSDGSFRISEQGLTHRMAILPGGNIGIGTSTPTEKLEVAGKVKGTELCIGTDCRGAWPTGNAGTVTSVTGGTGLTGGTITSSGTLAVDVGTTNGKIAQVGAGDKIADSIINYNPALDVALTGLDTSTASAALATDTVLQAFGKIQAQLNSHATAIAGNTITNSDDVAEGATNLYFNNTRAQTAAVVNSTAGSETTQAASVSSMKTYVTSQVGAINESQWTTTGSDIYYNSGSVGVGVTSPATQLHIGNPAVVGGYGALMLGNNIAGENHHIVHDNDGSFNIYSGVFGAGSKRFSIAADTTVTANGNFYVTTGNDICIDGGNCLSTAGTGAGTVTSITAGTGLTGGTITTSGTVAVDAGTGAGQIPQLDGSGRLPSSVETDPSVESFAKTTLPTCGAGQVLSSDGSSFSCVTDIDTDTDTNTTYTAGSGLTLSGTEFSIAAQAITDTQLAGLATSCANGEVLRTNGLGSFYCYDPLDLANNFYTSFGIGTTPDASAALDVSSTSKGFLPPRMTSVQRNAIASPAEGLVVYDTDIQGIYVYKGGAWRAVGDSVTGAGDAESYVEVSFSSGTQSGSGVINYTNESIDVNGEFDLSTDRFTPKQAGNYLVIIHTVANGMTTGGHHYASITKNGSGVIGSWTRSTSSSNADKNASAIVSMNGSTDYIEGRYSLSTGSVTNGTLRIIKLGGADNMGNHIASKNLDLATNKLVGNGGGTGLSIATDGAVTIDNDICIDGGNCLSSVLANESEIVTSNGANELVRLDGSGRIPAMDASQLTGMSTTQVSEGTNLYFTDTRAQTASVVNSTAGSETTQAASVSAMKNYVTTEIGGVNQSQWTTTGSDIYYNTGNVGLGITNPDGRLTISSTDQNLNFAADRDFPGTLQIHNPTTGVGVENNIVFSSNYTGSSTVINSSIASLQETTGSNADYGQASLIFRTSGNTVASLNSERMRIDGSGNVGIGTSTPTRKLSVAGSLGLEFTGTEYGYLGLQTSGPYTGLKLKSTAGNSLILASDDDDTKSLFLDTSGNVGIGTTSPGSTLHIAKNTGGRAAIIEDTGATSLTDSNPYLEFKGFNTNMGYVGFGSIGTDDIYLLNRLPSGKIQFGTNDQTGRMVIDEAGEVGIGTTSPSAPLHVKGGAGIMKLEATPTSDHVYLQLYADGDNPTTRSGWIGYGTSGTDVLSVTNEQGGQHISLAGTGSGYVGIGNKAPSNKLHVTGNIGATGWVGAGCEGSCSSDAYVINYADGRIRTYAGSGSACSKAGGSATFSCSSDRRLKHDIEDFNDGIETIMKLRPRTYVWNADQSEKLHYGFIAQEVQEAIPHAVTVDKEREDGEYLTLNQGEFTPYIINALQDLNNMIVANKEKYNLMSNGIESKVDENSRDIASLKEENEQIKAENQMLKDYLCSKDPQAPFCQ; encoded by the coding sequence TTGACATTTTTTTTAGCACTTTGTTTAAGCTTAGTATTTAGCTCAAACACTCTTGCGACAAAAATTGGTTACTCTGGTCGACTAGTTCAAGCAGATGGAACTCCAATTTCTGGAACACCTAATCTTCAATTTGATCTCTATTATTCGAACGATCTTGCAACTTCACTTGCAACCCAAACACTTAATTCAGTACCTCTTTCAAATGGGATCTACACTGTTGAGTTAGACTTTCCAAGTCTTGCAACCCTTATTGCAAATACACCTGTGAGCGAAACTCTTGTAATACAAGTTCGCGATACAACAAATACGATCACATTTGATTATCAAAATATTCTAGCAACACCTCTTGCAAGTTACGCTGTGACCGCTGAATCTATTGCAGATGCGGCCGTAACACCACAAAGTTTAGACTTTGTTGCTAGTTGTGCTGATAACCAAATATTAATTAAGAATGGATCTCAATTTGATTGTATAAATCAAACGGCAGCGCTTTCAATTGATTCAACTCTTGTAAATAATGCAGGAACAATTGGACAAGCAACTGTTGGCACGGCAGGAACTTATACTTCTGTTACAGTAGATACTTACGGGCGCGTAACAAGTGGTTCTAATCCGGCACCAAGTGTTGGCTCAAGTGAGATAACAGATGATTCAATTGTGGATGCCGATATTAATTCAGCGGCCAATATCTCATGGTCAAAAATTAATGCTCCAACAATTGATAAGACTTATGTAGGCCTGCCTAATGTTTTAAACGTTGCTCAAATCCCAGCATCAGATCTTGATAACTCGGGAACTCTTGATAGTGCAACACAGGTCCCAAGTGAGCTTGCTGTAAAAAGTTATGTTGATACGACAGCGCAAACAATTGCGGATGCAAAAGTAATTGATGATATGACTGGAACGCAAACAACGATTGCACCATCAGTTAATTCTGTAAAAAATTATGTAACGGCACAGACTGGGGCCATAACTTCTTCTCAATGGATAACAACAGGAAGTGATATTTATTACAATAGTGGAAGAGTAGGGATTGGAGTTATTGCTCCAAGCACAGCTTTTCATGTAAGTGATTCTAATTGGATTATCGCTTATTTTGAGGGTGATCATGCTACTGAATCATCTATTCATATCAATAACGTAAATAGTGTTGCCAATAATGGATGGGAACTAGGTCATCGCGTTTCCGATGGATCATTTAGAATATCTGAGCAGGGATTAACTCATCGAATGGCCATTCTTCCTGGTGGGAATATTGGTATTGGCACTTCAACTCCAACTGAAAAACTTGAAGTTGCAGGAAAGGTAAAGGGTACTGAATTATGTATTGGTACCGATTGCCGTGGTGCATGGCCAACTGGAAATGCTGGAACTGTGACATCAGTAACAGGAGGAACTGGATTAACTGGTGGAACAATTACATCATCAGGAACACTTGCAGTTGATGTGGGAACAACAAATGGCAAGATTGCTCAAGTTGGAGCGGGTGATAAAATTGCGGACTCAATTATAAACTATAATCCAGCACTTGATGTGGCCTTAACGGGTCTTGATACTTCAACCGCCTCGGCGGCCCTTGCAACAGACACTGTTCTTCAGGCCTTTGGGAAAATTCAGGCACAATTAAATTCTCATGCAACTGCGATAGCAGGAAATACTATTACAAACTCAGATGATGTAGCAGAAGGTGCTACAAATCTCTATTTTAATAATACGCGTGCACAAACTGCCGCTGTTGTTAATTCAACAGCAGGTAGTGAAACGACACAAGCAGCATCTGTGTCTTCAATGAAAACCTATGTGACTTCACAAGTTGGTGCAATTAATGAGTCCCAGTGGACGACGACTGGAAGTGATATTTATTATAATTCTGGAAGTGTTGGAGTTGGAGTTACTTCACCGGCCACGCAGCTTCATATTGGTAATCCTGCTGTCGTTGGTGGTTATGGTGCTTTAATGTTAGGGAATAATATCGCAGGTGAAAACCATCATATTGTTCATGATAATGATGGTAGCTTTAATATTTACTCTGGAGTTTTTGGAGCAGGAAGTAAGAGGTTTTCAATTGCTGCTGATACTACAGTAACTGCTAATGGTAACTTCTATGTTACAACTGGAAACGATATTTGTATTGATGGTGGAAATTGTCTCTCAACTGCAGGGACAGGTGCTGGAACTGTTACATCAATTACAGCAGGAACTGGTTTAACTGGTGGAACAATTACAACATCCGGTACAGTTGCTGTTGATGCAGGTACAGGTGCAGGACAAATTCCACAACTTGATGGAAGTGGACGCCTTCCAAGTTCAGTTGAGACAGATCCAAGTGTTGAGTCTTTTGCAAAGACAACTCTTCCAACTTGTGGCGCAGGACAAGTCTTATCTTCAGATGGGTCAAGTTTTTCTTGTGTCACTGATATAGACACAGATACAGATACTAACACAACATATACAGCTGGTAGTGGTTTAACACTTTCTGGAACAGAGTTCTCTATTGCTGCCCAGGCCATTACAGATACTCAACTGGCCGGCCTAGCAACAAGTTGTGCTAATGGTGAGGTCCTAAGAACAAATGGCCTAGGAAGTTTCTATTGTTATGATCCACTCGATTTAGCTAATAACTTTTATACAAGTTTTGGTATTGGAACAACTCCTGATGCATCAGCAGCTCTTGATGTGAGCTCAACTTCAAAAGGTTTCTTGCCACCGCGTATGACTTCAGTTCAGAGAAATGCTATTGCATCACCAGCAGAAGGTCTTGTGGTTTATGATACTGATATTCAAGGGATCTATGTCTATAAAGGAGGAGCTTGGAGGGCCGTAGGTGATAGTGTAACTGGAGCGGGAGATGCGGAAAGTTATGTAGAAGTCTCATTTTCAAGTGGTACACAAAGTGGAAGTGGAGTTATTAACTATACGAATGAAAGTATTGATGTAAATGGAGAATTTGATCTAAGTACTGATCGATTTACCCCAAAACAAGCTGGAAATTACTTAGTTATTATTCACACTGTTGCAAATGGAATGACAACTGGGGGGCACCATTATGCTTCAATTACAAAAAATGGAAGTGGAGTAATAGGCTCTTGGACAAGATCAACGAGTTCAAGTAATGCAGATAAAAACGCATCTGCTATTGTTTCCATGAATGGTTCTACTGACTATATTGAAGGACGTTACTCATTAAGTACAGGATCTGTTACGAATGGGACATTAAGAATTATAAAGCTTGGTGGTGCCGATAATATGGGGAATCACATCGCTTCAAAAAATCTCGATTTAGCAACAAATAAATTAGTTGGAAATGGTGGGGGAACAGGTCTTTCAATTGCAACTGACGGAGCCGTTACCATTGATAATGATATTTGTATTGATGGTGGAAATTGTCTTTCAAGTGTTCTTGCAAATGAAAGTGAGATTGTAACTTCAAATGGAGCTAATGAATTAGTTAGGCTTGATGGTTCTGGAAGAATTCCTGCTATGGATGCTTCTCAATTAACAGGCATGAGTACCACTCAGGTCAGTGAAGGAACAAATCTATACTTTACAGATACTAGAGCGCAGACAGCTTCGGTTGTTAATTCAACAGCAGGAAGTGAAACCACTCAAGCTGCCTCGGTAAGTGCAATGAAAAATTATGTAACAACTGAAATTGGTGGAGTTAATCAGTCTCAGTGGACGACAACTGGAAGTGATATTTACTATAATACTGGTAATGTTGGATTAGGAATAACAAACCCTGATGGACGATTAACTATCTCGTCTACAGATCAAAATTTAAACTTTGCCGCTGATAGAGACTTTCCCGGAACACTACAAATACATAATCCAACAACAGGAGTAGGGGTAGAAAATAATATTGTTTTTTCATCAAACTATACTGGTTCATCTACTGTTATTAATTCTTCTATTGCAAGTCTTCAGGAGACTACTGGTTCAAATGCAGATTACGGACAGGCTTCATTAATCTTTAGAACAAGTGGAAATACTGTTGCTTCATTAAATTCTGAAAGAATGCGAATTGATGGATCTGGTAATGTTGGTATTGGAACTAGCACGCCTACCCGAAAACTCTCTGTTGCAGGATCTTTAGGGTTAGAATTTACTGGAACTGAATATGGTTATTTAGGCTTACAAACAAGCGGACCTTACACAGGTTTAAAGCTAAAGTCTACTGCTGGAAATAGCTTGATTCTTGCTTCAGATGATGATGATACCAAATCACTATTTCTTGATACGTCAGGTAATGTTGGTATAGGAACGACAAGTCCAGGATCTACTCTTCATATTGCAAAAAATACAGGAGGAAGAGCTGCTATCATAGAGGACACTGGTGCAACATCGCTTACAGATTCAAATCCTTATCTGGAGTTTAAAGGTTTTAATACTAATATGGGTTATGTTGGATTTGGTTCAATTGGAACAGACGATATATATTTATTAAATCGCCTACCTAGTGGAAAAATCCAGTTTGGTACAAATGATCAGACTGGCCGAATGGTTATCGATGAAGCAGGAGAAGTTGGAATTGGAACAACATCTCCAAGTGCACCTCTGCATGTTAAAGGTGGAGCAGGTATTATGAAGCTTGAGGCAACACCTACAAGTGACCATGTTTATTTACAATTGTATGCAGATGGAGATAATCCGACGACTCGCTCTGGTTGGATTGGTTATGGTACTTCTGGGACAGATGTACTTTCAGTTACGAATGAACAAGGTGGACAACATATTTCTCTTGCTGGAACAGGATCTGGATACGTCGGTATCGGAAATAAAGCACCTTCAAATAAACTACATGTCACTGGAAATATCGGTGCCACAGGATGGGTTGGAGCAGGTTGTGAAGGCTCATGTTCAAGTGATGCATATGTAATTAATTACGCCGATGGAAGAATCAGGACTTATGCTGGTTCAGGTTCTGCTTGTAGTAAGGCAGGAGGGTCTGCAACATTCTCTTGTTCTTCAGATAGAAGGCTTAAGCACGATATTGAAGACTTTAATGATGGTATTGAAACAATCATGAAACTTCGTCCTCGTACTTATGTTTGGAATGCAGATCAAAGCGAAAAACTACATTATGGTTTCATTGCTCAGGAAGTTCAAGAAGCAATACCTCACGCTGTAACTGTTGATAAAGAAAGAGAAGACGGTGAATATTTAACTCTTAACCAAGGGGAGTTCACACCTTATATTATCAATGCCCTTCAGGATTTAAATAATATGATTGTGGCCAATAAAGAAAAGTATAATCTTATGAGTAATGGAATTGAATCTAAGGTTGATGAGAATTCTCGTGATATAGCATCACTCAAGGAAGAAAATGAGCAGATAAAGGCCGAAAACCAGATGCTTAAAGACTATCTTTGTTCAAAAGATCCGCAAGCTCCATTTTGCCAGTAA
- a CDS encoding chitobiase/beta-hexosaminidase C-terminal domain-containing protein has protein sequence MTNEFKSLLRNVVGGVTLASLFSYLTFIAPSSDENKDNISQIDEQQVKNLEDQNNENDMSNSSGRGNRGLANFSDEIQTKRDNRKDRSRTSVGANTSRPAREARDPAYNSREIEGSSNSGNFFDGNNSQASTPPFVPSPDSQPSPTPESKPNSPSNPSPNNPGCKRCVSPGPDSPTSPTLPPSIPNPGSSGPSSNDVAVTEVTCSHDMAEGSYATPISVTISCSESATIWYCLDTGGSSCTPSIQYTAPINLPTDGDYGISYYAQASASTTDVDDLLYRIDTTSPDLSVSHDVIYAQTTQVPLQNTTASTDFGMPDYYYHQINFKSFDPLTAATPWTCNEVLNDYATATPSPQVIQTNFSTSGLAVTDQIIQTVDMPNLVIGDNHIVTVLEDRVLGVVSCQVQNVVVKDFAIADFTGTGATPVTTGVRRTLGSFVGFGHFQAVPNSATSGQLSNTQGTTSSKQGLYTLTH, from the coding sequence ATGACAAATGAATTTAAGTCCTTATTAAGAAATGTTGTTGGTGGAGTTACTCTGGCCAGCCTATTTTCTTATCTTACTTTCATTGCTCCTTCTTCAGATGAAAACAAAGATAATATTTCTCAAATTGATGAACAACAAGTTAAAAATCTTGAAGACCAAAATAACGAAAATGATATGTCCAACTCATCAGGGCGCGGAAATCGTGGCCTGGCAAATTTCTCAGATGAAATACAAACGAAGAGAGATAATCGAAAGGATCGATCAAGAACTAGTGTTGGGGCCAATACTTCAAGGCCCGCCCGTGAGGCTCGTGACCCTGCTTATAATTCAAGAGAAATTGAAGGCAGTAGTAATTCAGGAAACTTTTTTGATGGAAATAATTCTCAAGCAAGTACGCCTCCATTTGTTCCTTCGCCAGACTCACAGCCGTCACCAACACCGGAGTCAAAACCAAATTCTCCAAGTAATCCTAGCCCAAATAACCCTGGCTGTAAGCGTTGTGTAAGTCCTGGTCCGGATAGTCCTACGTCTCCAACTTTACCTCCTTCTATACCGAACCCTGGTTCGTCTGGACCGTCGTCTAATGATGTTGCAGTGACAGAAGTGACATGTTCGCATGATATGGCCGAGGGAAGTTATGCTACACCTATTAGTGTGACAATTAGTTGTAGTGAGTCCGCAACGATTTGGTATTGCTTAGATACTGGAGGAAGTTCTTGTACGCCTTCAATTCAATATACAGCTCCAATTAATCTACCTACAGATGGTGATTATGGAATCTCATACTATGCACAAGCATCAGCAAGTACAACAGATGTTGATGATTTACTTTATCGAATTGATACAACAAGTCCTGATCTAAGTGTATCTCATGATGTGATTTATGCTCAAACGACTCAAGTTCCATTACAGAATACGACTGCATCAACGGACTTTGGAATGCCTGACTATTACTATCATCAGATAAACTTTAAAAGCTTTGATCCGCTTACTGCGGCGACTCCTTGGACATGTAATGAGGTTTTAAATGATTATGCGACGGCAACACCGTCACCTCAAGTTATTCAAACGAACTTTTCAACTTCAGGTCTTGCTGTGACAGATCAAATTATACAAACTGTTGATATGCCAAATCTTGTTATTGGAGATAATCATATTGTGACAGTTTTAGAAGATCGTGTTCTTGGGGTGGTAAGCTGTCAGGTACAAAACGTAGTGGTCAAAGACTTCGCTATCGCTGACTTTACTGGCACTGGAGCAACTCCTGTGACAACAGGTGTTCGAAGAACACTTGGAAGTTTTGTTGGCTTTGGACACTTTCAGGCAGTACCTAATTCCGCTACTTCTGGTCAACTTTCAAATACCCAAGGAACAACTTCAAGTAAGCAAGGTCTCTACACTTTAACTCACTAA
- a CDS encoding BCCT family transporter: MNKESTINKNVFFSSAFFILVITAIGSIWPTQLSEFFKGIQGWLIAKTSWVYVLAMGAMLFTAIWLMVSRLGDIKLGPDHSEPSYTNISWFAMLFSAGMGIGLLFFGVAEPIMHFSSPPVGDPQTIESAREAMKITFFHWGLHAWAMYAMLAVCLAYFCYRKGLPLLPRSAFFPILGDKIHGPLGDMVDTFAVIGTMFGVATSLGFGVAQVNAGLSYLTGIPQSETIQVILIAIITGFATISVVLGLDGGIKKLSNINLAVAAILLVSVMLLGDTVHLFQQYVQNSGAYLSDIIYKTFNLYAYDKKEEWIGGWTLLYWGWWISWSPFVGMFIARISRGRTIREFLIGVLFVPSGFTFLWMTVFGNSAISIALKDKSGEFVQAVSSNVPVALFRFFEFFPMSAALSVLGVILVITFFVSSSDSGSLVIDTLASGGSQHPPVWQRIFWAVTEGVVAAVLLHSGGLEALQTMTIASAFPMIFLILLAVYCLVRSLQDDYMLRNQVRNHNSSIQYEQASMTWRERLNALFRHPKFKEADKFLTEVVEPGLIELQEEFVKNGLDAKIRHGKDDSISLVIEKEGFDDFKYEVYLRTFQVPEYAPGDQEKYYRAEVFLLSGGQEYDVFGYSKEQIVADAVNQYEKHYQFLHLTNSELV; encoded by the coding sequence ATCAATAAAGAATCTACTATTAACAAAAATGTGTTTTTTTCCTCCGCATTTTTTATCCTCGTCATTACTGCGATTGGCTCAATATGGCCTACACAGTTAAGTGAGTTCTTTAAGGGAATTCAGGGCTGGCTGATTGCCAAGACTAGTTGGGTATATGTACTTGCAATGGGGGCAATGTTATTTACAGCAATCTGGCTAATGGTAAGTAGGTTAGGAGATATTAAATTAGGTCCTGACCATTCAGAACCGTCTTATACTAATATCTCGTGGTTTGCCATGCTCTTTTCTGCTGGGATGGGGATTGGACTTCTCTTCTTTGGAGTTGCTGAGCCGATTATGCACTTTTCATCTCCACCGGTTGGTGATCCACAGACTATAGAAAGTGCCAGAGAGGCCATGAAGATTACCTTCTTTCACTGGGGACTTCATGCTTGGGCAATGTATGCAATGTTAGCAGTTTGTCTCGCTTATTTTTGCTATCGAAAAGGTCTTCCGCTACTTCCAAGATCTGCATTCTTTCCAATCTTAGGAGATAAGATTCATGGCCCTTTAGGGGATATGGTAGATACGTTTGCAGTTATTGGAACGATGTTTGGTGTTGCTACTTCATTAGGTTTTGGGGTTGCACAAGTAAATGCAGGTCTTAGTTATCTGACAGGAATTCCTCAATCAGAAACAATTCAGGTTATTCTAATTGCTATAATTACTGGCTTTGCAACAATCTCGGTTGTTTTAGGGCTTGATGGTGGAATTAAGAAGTTATCAAATATCAACTTAGCTGTAGCGGCTATTCTCTTAGTCTCAGTAATGCTCTTAGGAGATACGGTACACCTTTTTCAACAATATGTTCAAAATAGTGGAGCCTACCTTTCTGATATTATCTATAAAACTTTTAATCTCTACGCTTATGATAAGAAAGAAGAGTGGATCGGTGGATGGACACTTCTATATTGGGGTTGGTGGATTTCATGGTCACCGTTTGTCGGGATGTTTATCGCTCGTATTTCAAGAGGTAGAACAATTCGCGAATTCTTAATTGGTGTTCTCTTTGTTCCTTCTGGGTTTACATTTCTTTGGATGACTGTCTTTGGAAACTCTGCAATTAGTATTGCTCTAAAAGATAAGTCTGGAGAGTTTGTTCAAGCAGTAAGTTCAAATGTACCAGTTGCACTTTTTAGATTTTTTGAATTCTTTCCAATGTCAGCAGCTCTTTCAGTTCTTGGTGTAATTCTTGTTATTACATTCTTTGTTAGTTCATCTGACTCGGGATCTCTTGTTATTGACACCCTTGCTTCTGGTGGAAGTCAGCATCCTCCTGTGTGGCAAAGAATCTTTTGGGCCGTGACAGAAGGTGTGGTTGCTGCCGTACTTTTACATTCTGGTGGTCTAGAGGCACTACAGACGATGACGATTGCTTCGGCCTTTCCTATGATCTTCTTGATTCTCTTGGCCGTCTATTGTCTAGTACGATCCCTACAAGATGATTATATGCTTAGAAATCAAGTAAGGAATCATAATAGCTCTATTCAATATGAACAGGCGAGTATGACGTGGCGAGAGCGACTTAATGCTCTCTTTAGGCATCCAAAATTTAAGGAAGCCGATAAGTTCTTAACAGAAGTAGTCGAGCCAGGACTCATTGAATTACAAGAAGAGTTTGTTAAAAATGGCCTGGATGCAAAAATTCGCCATGGAAAAGACGACTCAATTTCTTTAGTGATAGAAAAAGAAGGCTTTGATGATTTCAAATACGAAGTTTATTTAAGAACATTCCAAGTTCCAGAATATGCACCAGGTGATCAAGAAAAGTATTACCGTGCAGAAGTCTTCCTATTAAGTGGAGGCCAGGAATATGATGTCTTTGGTTACTCAAAAGAGCAAATTGTTGCGGATGCAGTAAACCAATACGAGAAGCATTATCAATTCCTACACTTAACTAATTCAGAACTCGTTTAG
- a CDS encoding CBS domain-containing protein — protein MKVLDFMTKDVTTCTESQTVGDAAKKMIELGISVMPVVNDEGILTGIVTQSDFISKEVEIPHALVSIKRLFGQDFNLTDVEDVYKKSKNKTLADVMSHNVVTVTSENTLNGVVELMMSKHLKRIPVVDDGKLVGMITRKDILKAFEKLS, from the coding sequence ATGAAAGTTTTAGATTTTATGACTAAAGATGTAACAACTTGTACTGAATCACAGACAGTTGGTGACGCTGCTAAAAAAATGATTGAACTAGGTATAAGTGTTATGCCTGTTGTAAATGATGAAGGTATTCTTACTGGAATCGTTACTCAGTCTGATTTCATCAGTAAAGAAGTTGAGATCCCGCATGCTCTTGTTTCTATAAAGAGACTATTTGGGCAAGACTTTAATCTAACAGATGTTGAAGATGTATATAAGAAGTCTAAGAATAAGACTTTAGCAGATGTAATGAGTCATAATGTTGTTACAGTCACAAGTGAAAATACTCTAAATGGCGTTGTTGAATTAATGATGTCTAAGCACCTTAAAAGAATTCCTGTTGTTGATGATGGAAAATTAGTAGGGATGATTACAAGAAAAGATATTTTAAAAGCATTTGAAAAATTAAGCTAA
- a CDS encoding CocE/NonD family hydrolase: MRKYILITFLLQLSAFANICFSLNLPESKEYTYEPDVVISTFDNIELHGNLLTPKNKQGPFPTIIFPNSWTIEEHEYMAQAIRLAKEGFQVFSYSTRGWGCSGGYINVAGENDLKDLKTIIDWLEDETPAQRSNFGMAGISYGGGLSLMGLAREYRIKTAFAMSSWTDLKESLYAQNTPRLFWTKFLVNSGKLLGNLDPRIPELLDEVLEGNEEGFKKWVQNRSLNDNLGMINLLRKPVYFANNFSDNLFQPNALIKTFHKLRGPKVLDLSQGSHATAELPGLFGLQNYVFDKMSSWFKYWLQNDKTAKDFELGKIVVQPSVYKEREIQSYYQVPKRLYLHPRRITRGGLSPFPYLLPAQSDSFMAGLDTGASTGVPFLSAILDAHFEVPTIKYPKLNNLINSIRYQTDRFEEGLKLRGIPRLKLNVEVSSTPYQLIAYIYDVSPTGIAKLITHGAYTGKSPQERINIELVATAYDIEAGHRLAIIIDTQDPLYEEPNNKLYKVNLNFDFKSQSYLEIKGWK; encoded by the coding sequence ATGAGAAAGTATATTTTAATTACTTTTCTTCTACAATTATCTGCGTTTGCAAATATTTGTTTTAGTTTAAATTTACCAGAATCAAAAGAATACACTTATGAACCAGATGTCGTCATTTCAACTTTTGATAATATAGAACTTCACGGAAATCTCTTAACACCAAAGAATAAGCAAGGTCCATTTCCAACAATTATTTTTCCAAATAGTTGGACGATAGAAGAACATGAGTACATGGCCCAAGCAATCCGCCTTGCCAAAGAAGGCTTTCAAGTTTTTAGTTACAGTACACGTGGCTGGGGATGCTCTGGCGGATATATCAATGTGGCCGGAGAAAATGATTTAAAAGATCTAAAGACTATTATCGATTGGCTTGAAGACGAAACTCCAGCTCAAAGAAGTAATTTTGGTATGGCCGGAATCTCTTATGGTGGAGGACTCTCTCTAATGGGACTAGCTAGGGAATATCGTATCAAGACGGCCTTTGCCATGAGCTCATGGACTGACTTAAAGGAGTCACTTTACGCTCAAAATACACCTCGACTCTTTTGGACAAAGTTCTTAGTAAACTCAGGAAAGCTACTTGGAAATCTCGATCCAAGAATTCCAGAATTATTAGATGAAGTTTTAGAAGGAAATGAAGAAGGTTTTAAAAAGTGGGTTCAAAATCGAAGCCTCAATGACAACCTTGGTATGATTAATCTTTTAAGAAAGCCTGTCTACTTTGCTAATAACTTTAGTGATAATCTTTTTCAGCCAAATGCCCTTATTAAAACATTTCACAAACTAAGAGGACCTAAGGTCTTAGACCTAAGCCAAGGCTCACATGCAACAGCAGAGCTGCCTGGCCTCTTTGGATTACAAAATTATGTCTTTGATAAAATGAGTTCATGGTTTAAGTATTGGTTACAAAATGACAAGACTGCAAAAGACTTTGAGTTAGGAAAGATTGTTGTTCAACCAAGTGTCTATAAAGAAAGAGAGATTCAATCTTATTATCAGGTACCAAAGAGACTTTATCTTCATCCAAGAAGAATTACTCGAGGTGGCCTCTCGCCTTTTCCATATCTCTTACCTGCTCAAAGCGATAGCTTTATGGCAGGACTTGATACAGGAGCCAGCACAGGAGTTCCATTCCTTTCGGCCATATTAGACGCTCACTTTGAAGTGCCCACGATAAAGTATCCAAAATTAAATAACTTAATAAATAGTATAAGATATCAAACTGATCGCTTCGAAGAAGGCCTTAAATTAAGAGGAATCCCGCGCTTAAAACTAAATGTAGAAGTTAGTTCTACTCCTTATCAACTCATCGCCTATATTTACGATGTATCACCGACAGGAATAGCAAAGCTAATAACTCATGGTGCATATACTGGTAAATCACCACAAGAGAGAATTAATATCGAATTAGTTGCTACGGCCTATGATATTGAAGCAGGTCATCGCCTGGCCATTATCATCGACACTCAGGATCCTCTTTATGAAGAACCTAATAATAAGCTTTATAAAGTTAATTTAAACTTTGATTTCAAATCACAATCTTATTTAGAAATAAAAGGTTGGAAATAA